A DNA window from Sporosarcina sp. ANT_H38 contains the following coding sequences:
- a CDS encoding YkvA family protein, producing the protein MKKKQKDYENKLKNFDPESSMQETENHYSDEKFWGKVMKYGKQAGKTTVYYSLLLFYVAKSPEVPKSSKMIIVGALSYLIFPVDLIPDFIPAVGLVDDASVIAAAVYKVISYIDGDVKNKAKQKLAKFFDVDTDYADIDEKLSN; encoded by the coding sequence ATGAAAAAAAAACAGAAAGACTATGAAAATAAATTGAAGAACTTTGATCCTGAGTCCAGTATGCAGGAAACAGAAAATCATTATTCAGATGAAAAGTTTTGGGGCAAAGTGATGAAATACGGGAAACAGGCAGGGAAGACAACAGTCTATTATAGTTTGCTTCTTTTCTACGTTGCTAAAAGCCCTGAAGTTCCAAAATCTTCAAAAATGATTATTGTAGGTGCACTCAGTTACCTCATCTTCCCAGTCGATCTCATTCCGGATTTCATTCCTGCTGTCGGATTGGTGGATGACGCCAGTGTTATTGCCGCTGCAGTATATAAAGTTATTTCATATATAGACGGTGATGTGAAAAATAAAGCGAAACAAAAACTCGCGAAGTTTTTTGATGTTGATACGGATTATGCAGATATTGATGAGAAATTGTCAAACTGA
- a CDS encoding energy-coupling factor transporter transmembrane protein EcfT: MSSELLSYIERDSVIHRLTGSAKLICFLLLSSAAMLTYDTRVLLAIVVMSIIIFNISKVKIREIRLILGFILFFLILNNIAIFLFAPYQGTVIYGTSHPITDSIGRYSLTLEQLFYQFNISLKYIAVIPPALLFIVTTQPSEFAASLNRIGVSYRLSYSVSIALRYIPDIQRDFKTIALSQQARGIDMSRKEKIGNRIKNASSILLPLILSSLDRIETISNVMELRGFGKHKKRTWYSFQPVARRDITAIAISLIILLLMIAFMFINQGRFYNPFH, from the coding sequence ATGAGCAGTGAGCTTTTAAGTTATATTGAACGCGACTCCGTCATTCACCGATTGACAGGTTCGGCAAAACTAATTTGTTTTCTGTTATTGTCTAGTGCCGCCATGCTCACTTACGATACACGGGTTCTTCTTGCTATTGTCGTAATGAGTATCATTATTTTCAATATATCCAAAGTGAAAATCAGAGAAATTAGGCTCATTCTTGGGTTCATCCTTTTTTTTCTCATACTAAACAATATCGCGATATTTCTGTTTGCGCCTTACCAAGGAACAGTCATTTATGGGACATCCCATCCAATTACCGATTCAATTGGACGTTACTCGCTCACATTGGAACAACTTTTTTATCAATTTAATATTTCACTAAAATATATAGCGGTCATTCCTCCCGCTCTTTTGTTCATTGTTACGACACAACCGAGTGAATTTGCGGCTTCCTTAAACCGAATTGGTGTAAGTTATCGATTATCGTATTCCGTTTCAATCGCACTCCGTTATATTCCTGATATCCAAAGAGATTTCAAGACCATTGCACTTTCACAACAAGCTAGAGGTATCGATATGTCCAGAAAAGAAAAAATCGGGAATCGTATTAAAAATGCAAGTTCGATATTATTACCCCTCATCTTATCGAGTCTAGACAGAATTGAAACCATTAGTAACGTGATGGAATTGCGCGGATTTGGCAAACATAAAAAAAGGACCTGGTACAGTTTTCAGCCGGTTGCTAGAAGAGATATCACCGCGATTGCAATTTCACTTATTATTCTTCTCCTCATGATTGCCTTTATGTTCATTAATCAAGGACGGTTCTATAACCCTTTCCATTAA